The Constrictibacter sp. MBR-5 DNA window TGGAGAAGCCGCTCCATGTGAAGCGCGCCTCCGACCTTCTGTCCGCATTCGTCGGTGATAACGAGCGGAACATCGCCTCGGCCTTCCGGGGCGCCGAGCGGGAAGGGGCTGTGCTGCTCATCGACGAGATCGATACGTTCCTGCTCGACCGGCGTAGCGCGCAGCGCCACTGGGAGGTCAGCATGGTCAACGAGATGTTGACCCAGATGGAATGCCACGATGGCATCTTCATCGCCTCGACGAACCAGATCGACGCTCTCGATAAGGCCGCGCTGCGGCGGTTTGACGTCAAGATTAGGTTCTGCGCCATGCGGCCGGAGCAGGCGTGGGAACTGCTCCGGCGGCAATGTGCCCTCCTGGGGATCGGAGAGCCCGATGCGGGACTGCTGCCGGCGGTTCAGCGGCTGGGCGGGCTGGTTCCGGGTGACTTCGCCACCGTCTCGCGCCGCAGCCGCTTGTCGGCCATCACCTGCCCGAGCGCGTACGCCGCGGCGCTTGCGGAGGAGTGCGCGCTTAGGGGCGATCAGCGGACGATCGGTTTCGCGGTGCGGTAGGCAATCACGGCGGCGACGACGCGGTTCGCTACGATTGTACAGAGACGGCGACAGTCGGTGGTGAGGGGAGTCCATCCGGATGGACTTGCAGGGACGTTTGCCGCGGAGCGACATCGGCCGTCGAAATCTTGCCGAACAGCGGAAGCCCTTGGCTTCCTGAGGCGTGTGAACTGGGGAGGGGTCATGTCGGGGATACCTTATCCGCACGATCGCCGTTCACCGTGACATGATCTGCGCCGATGGTTGGTCGACCCCGAGGGGATGTTGACGATCATGACTTTGCAGGCTTGGCTCAGAGCTTCGTCCAGTTTACCGAGTCCCAGTGAACATCGGCTGTTGCGGCATCCCCGTCGGCTGGTGCGCGACCGCGAAAATGGCCGGAGAAGGGGAGGGTGTTGTCTGTCTGAGGCAGGCGGGATGCAGGTGCCAAGGGTCGTGTCCCTGGGAGTGGTGTAGGAGTACCGGTCCTCGGCAGGGTCCGAGGGTAATCAGGCGGCCACGGCGGACAGCCTGAGGACGGGATCATCGCTCAGTGCTGCGAGCGACTCCAGGCTCATGTATCGGCGGCTGACCGCCCACTCGTCGTTCTGCTCCAGCATCAGGGCGCCCACCAGGCGGACGACGGCGCGATCGTTGGGGAAGATGCCGATGACATCGGCTCGCCGCTTGATCTCGCCGTTCAAGCGCTCGAGCGGGTTGGTGGATGCGATCTGCGGCCAGTGCTCGCGCGGGAACGTCATGTAGGCGAGCACGTCCTCACGGGCGCCGTCCATGAGTCCGGCGAGCTTGGGGAAGCGCTCGCGCAGGGCGTCGGCCACCTGCCGCCACTGGGCATGTGCGGCCTCGGCGCTGTCCTGGGCGAAGATCGTCTTCAGCATGGCGACCGCCGCTGGGCGCTGCTTCGCCGGCACGTGCGCGAGCGTGTTCCTCAGCCAGTGCACGCGGCACCGCTGGTGCGTCGCGCTGAACACCTTCGCCGCCGCTGCCCGCAGCCCCTTGTGGTCGTCGGCCACGACGAGCTTCACCCCGCGCAGGCCCCGGTCGGCCAGGGAGCGCAGGAACGCCTTCCAGAACGGCTCGGCTTCCGAGGCGCCCGTGGCGACGCCGAGCACCTCGCGGCGCCCATCCGTGTTCACGCCCACGGCGATTATCACGGCGAGCGACACGATCCGCCCGGCCTGGCGAACCTTCAGGTAGGTGGCGTCGATCCACAGATAGGGCCAGGCGCCCTCGATCGGCCGGGACAGGAAGGCGTTCAGGTCCTTGCCTTGCATGCGGGACTTCCTCCCCATCATCTGTTCAGGACGAGTGCCGAGGGCGGGCGGACCAAGCTGCCCCACGGCGCTGATCGCCGAGGCTCTGACGGTCCCGCCCGCCCGCGCCTGGAGGGGTGGTCACCCCTCCAGGCGCACCGCTCAGCTTGCGCCAGGCCGGCTCCGAGAACACGCAAGGCTCTTTCGAGGAACCGGGTGAGGCCCGGCCAGTGGCCGAGGGCATAGCGGATGTCGCCGGCCAGGGTGGAGCCGGACGAGATCGCCGACAACTGCTTCTCGAACCAGGGCTTCAGGGCCTCGACGATCGGCGCCGCGTGGCGCGTGCGCGCGGCCAGCTGCACCTCCGGGGCCTGCCCGCGCACGCCAGCCTCGACGCTACAGAGTGCTGCGATGTGGCGAAGCGCGGCCGCCGCTAGCGGCTCTCGATGTGGCCATCGCGTTGCGCAGTCCCCCTCCCGACTGCGTCCACCACACCGACCGCGGATCGCAATACGCTGCCGAGAAGTATACCGCGACCGCCTTGGCCAGGCGAAACTCGTCGGCTCGATGGGACGGCGTGGCAATCCCTACAACAATGCAATGATGGAGAGCCTCATGAAGACCCTGAAGGTCGAAGGCGTATACCCGCTCGAGTTCGAGACGGCGGAGGATGTCACGAACCAGCTTCCGGCCTTCATCGAGAAGTACAACGCCAAGCGCCTCCACTCATCGCTTGGCTACCTCAGCCCCGAACAGTTCGAGAAGCAGCACGCCCAGCCACCGGTCAAAGACGCCGCCTGATTGTGTCCGGCCCAAGGGGCCCACTCCAATCAGGGGGCAGCTTGAACGCCGTTTGACAATCAGAGGAGCCCGGTTGCGGCGGCGGGAAGCGGTCTTCGACGCCCGTGGTACCCCCGGGGAAGCGGCTACATTGAAGTCTTCGCGAGGAGCGGGCGGACGTCGATCTGTGTATGAATGAAATAATGAATGAGCCCTTCCTTCTGGGTTATTCTTGTCCTCGTCGGATTTCACCTGACAATTTGCGCGAAAGAGGAATTGCATTATGCCAGATTGGTGTTACGATAAGATCATGATCGAGACAGATGGCTCAATAACAGGGGCAGGCCTTCTTTCGGTACTTCGCGACCGATCGCAATGTCCAACGCGGTCGTTTAGCCTGACGAGCTGTGCGCCGATACCCGGCGACCTCTCTAGCGAGCCGTTCGGTTCGGACGGCTGGTACGACTGGCGGTTGGTTCACTGGGGGACCAAGTGGGACATCTCCTGCCAAGGTGACGACGAACCGTGCGTCGATTGTAACGGAGACAGAATTACCATAATCGGCGAAACACCGTGGAGCCCCCCGGCCGCAGCTCTCGACCGACTGGCAGCGGCGTTCCCCTGCATCTCGGTTTCCCTTTACTGGGCGGGCACGGAGCTGGAGGGCTGCACCGTCTGGAAAAACGCGACACGAATCCACGACTGGTGGAGATGGACTGCAGATGAGGTCGATTGGGAAAACGCCAACCGCTCAGAGTGGGACGGCGCTGCACGGCTGTCGCGTTACTTTCGGATGCCCGCGGAGGTTTCTGTACATGAGTGCAGGGCACGCAGTTAATCTGCATGCCTAGTCTAAACCACATGTCTGCCTGAGTACGGGGCGGCCCGTCTCACCAGCATGCAGGTAAAGAGGGCCGCGCCGGATAGACCGGTGTCGAGCCTCATGCATCGGGAGAGGGGCCATGGCGGATCGTATTAACTACGTCGGGCTTGTTGTTCACAAGGAGGGGGGATCCCATGGTCGGGGGCAATGTTCGAAACATGTTGATCGCGGTCAAGATTGCTTTCGACGCGCCAGGCGGTGGGTGGCGCTTTCGCTGTGTCCAACGCCAAGGCGATGCTGCATCAGACGGTGGCACCGAAGCTGCGGGCGGCTGCCAACGAGCGACGCATGTCGCTCAGTGCTCGTTCCGCGGCGACCCGTGCGCGATCCTGCCCGGTCGCCGATCCCTCCCCGTAGTAGGCCCCTCGACCATCATTGAGGACGGTTCTGACATCCCCAAAGTCGAGTCCGATGATCCCCCGGGCGGAGACGAGCTTGGATATCGCCTCAACCGCGCCTGTGGCCGACGCGAGTGCCGGATCGTAGAGCGGGGGAGGGGCCGCCGCCCCAAGGCGGTGGTAAGGCAACCACAGCAGCGCTGCTGTGGAAGCACTGCCAAGAAGAAAACTGCGTCGCGTGATTCTCATGTGGCCTTCTCGGGCGTGGGTGCGCGTCATCATCTCCCGAAACTTGTATCTGTCGACCGCGCCGGCGTTGCCTCAGGCTCCGCGGCTGGCGCGACAGACGGTTCGCCCGAGCAGTATCCGGAGGAATGGGGGAGGGATATGATCGCCGCTGACCGAGGCGCGGCGATGTCGCTACTCGTGCGGTTCGGCAAGGCGTCCGACGTCGACGGTGTCCTCGCCTGTGTCACGCCAGATTTTGGATGGCGCCTGGCGAAGGGGCTGGAAGCGCCCGACGGTCTGATCGTGCGCGGCAAAGAGGTGGTTCGCCAGGCGCTCGCCGAACGCGCGGCCGTTATCCAGCGCATTCGCTTCTCGGAAACAGAGGTCACGATCGTCGGCGACAGCATCATCGACGGCTCCGCGCTACCGGGCGAGCGGGCAACTGGCGCTCCGATCCTGGCATGAGCATCAACGTCTATGATCTACGCGACGGCCTGATTGCTGCTTAGGCCAGCTACCGGAACAGATCGGCTGATCCCCAAGCGCGCGAGGAGCAGCACCCGGCTCAGTCGGGGGCGCCGTGGGGGCGGTCGCCGGAACCCTGGCCGGTGCCGCGTGAGCCGAGCGGCCGCCTTCGGCCGCGAGCGCCGGCGGCGCTGATCGAGGACGCCCTCGCCATCCTCGGGGCGGCAATCATCGCGTGGAGCCTGTCATGAGTGAAACGTTCGATGTGATGTTGCTGGCGCGGGGTAGGCAGGCCGGGTGCAGGCTTATTGCCTGGCCGCCGCCTGGACGCGCGTGGCGCTGGTCGAGCAGCACCTCCGGTGGCACCTGCGTCAACATCGGCTGCATCCGACAACTCCGAACCCCGGCGTCATGCCACCGATCGTCAAAACCGTTCTTATCAATCCGCCACTTTCGCTTCGCCTGGACGAGATGCGGAGTCTCGTCAGAGTCCATCCGGATGGACTCCCAGGGGGCGTTCATCGCGGAGCGAGGCCGGCCGTTTATCTGCTGAGAAGCCGGCAGTCCCTTGGGTCGTTCCAGAGACATGTGAACTGGGAAGGCGATGTCGGGGATACCTTACCCGCAGGATTACCGTTCACACCCTGGCAGAATCTTCACCGATGGCTGGTAGACCCTGAAACGGGGATGTTGACGATCATGACGACGTTGGACGTGCCGCTGCCTCGCTTCCTCTATGTCAAACGGCAATAGAAGCTAACCGCTCTTCTAGAGCGGGACTCTTGGTCTGAACAGCGGAACCGGATAAATTGACAAAATTAGCCGACTGTCCAAAATATGAAAGTCATGGCACGACACTGATCCCATGGCGTCTAATTCAAGCGGAAGGTTGCCACAGGATTTTCTGGCCAGGGAGCCCTGCACGGCTTGGCGAAGCGCCAAGAAATCTCCCGCAACCTGATCCGGACCAGGGATCGAGTAGTACGATCCGACGGCGGATCTGCTCCAAGTCTACAGACACCGCGATGGGAAGACCCATTCGGGAAAGAATGATCGCCGCAAAGGTGCCGTGCGCATCGGCGAAGCCCGTCCTCGATCGGAACGCGGGCACGACGTCTCTGACGTTCGTCCTGTATCACGGCGGCGGCTATTCCGTTCCCATCGAAACGACGCGGTGTTGCTGGCGCAGCGGCCATGGCCCTCCGATCGCCTCTATCGCTGAGTGGAAATGCCAGTCAGAAGCGCACGGTGAGGTCGAGCAACCAGTCGGGCATCATGCGCACCAGAGCGGCCTCCAGGGATCTGTCGAGGCCGGTAACGATCAGTCCGCCCACCAGAATCAACAATCCCCCTAGGATGGGCTTGCTCCAGCGGCCGATCGACTGGAAGGCCGCCTTGCGCGTCGCCAGCGCCTTCCGCGATCCATAGGCGAATGCGAGCAGCGCCGTGGCCACGCCGAGCCCGAAGATCAGGAATATGAGGAAAGCGGACGGCAGATCCTCGCCACGGCTCGCTGCGGCGATGGCCACTCCGAGCGTAGGACCGACGCATGGCGTCCAGACGAGCCCGAGGAGAAGGCCGATCGAGAACTGCCCGCCGAGGCCGCGGCCGGAGACGCTCGCCAGAAGGCGATTACCGCCGCTCGCGATCGGTGCGGCGGCGCTGGCGAAGGCGATTTGGGCAACGGGTACGGTCAGCAAGACGCCCGCACCGATCAGGATGATCGCCGCGACGAGCCGCATCACCTCCTGATCGAGCCCGATGCTGAACCCAATCGTCAACAGAAGGAAGCCGAAGATCGAGAACGACAGGACTAGGCCGG harbors:
- a CDS encoding cytochrome c biogenesis CcdA family protein, translating into MLGTVLLPYVAGLVTLLNPCVLPILPIIIGSALGENRYGPAALAAGLVLSFSIFGFLLLTIGFSIGLDQEVMRLVAAIILIGAGVLLTVPVAQIAFASAAAPIASGGNRLLASVSGRGLGGQFSIGLLLGLVWTPCVGPTLGVAIAAASRGEDLPSAFLIFLIFGLGVATALLAFAYGSRKALATRKAAFQSIGRWSKPILGGLLILVGGLIVTGLDRSLEAALVRMMPDWLLDLTVRF
- a CDS encoding ATP-binding protein is translated as MKRASDLLSAFVGDNERNIASAFRGAEREGAVLLIDEIDTFLLDRRSAQRHWEVSMVNEMLTQMECHDGIFIASTNQIDALDKAALRRFDVKIRFCAMRPEQAWELLRRQCALLGIGEPDAGLLPAVQRLGGLVPGDFATVSRRSRLSAITCPSAYAAALAEECALRGDQRTIGFAVR
- a CDS encoding integrase core domain-containing protein, translated to MGRRGNPYNNAMMESLMKTLKVEGVYPLEFETAEDVTNQLPAFIEKYNAKRLHSSLGYLSPEQFEKQHAQPPVKDAA
- a CDS encoding transposase: MPRRPIEPTSFAWPRRSRYTSRQRIAIRGRCGGRSREGDCATRWPHREPLAAAALRHIAALCSVEAGVRGQAPEVQLAARTRHAAPIVEALKPWFEKQLSAISSGSTLAGDIRYALGHWPGLTRFLERALRVLGAGLAQAERCAWRGDHPSRRGRAGPSEPRRSAPWGSLVRPPSALVLNR